Proteins from a single region of Syngnathus typhle isolate RoL2023-S1 ecotype Sweden linkage group LG10, RoL_Styp_1.0, whole genome shotgun sequence:
- the ifnlr1 gene encoding interferon lambda receptor 1 isoform X2: protein MCSTGSRRNLHPPTKRSSTASSTRGTEPGVRFGTSFPDQERVSEHHGSSLRPDDRNPVAPRRLLRGAGIRQRSVPRTHHQAQPRRTHATLPLGPNDVSVADIIRKSKTGPVNTSIEYTFKITSPKSAVQYYRSLSAQFEFHLKFSEREYCGYVVYKPLCEWGRNESEKADFCANLPSDLAKILPWPLTAATLLVIIAIVLLGAVRIYVKGGMYKKPPRSLELRTAREVPNVHQHPERNLLICRAMVSAQTEPIYVYKYASARLNPSGVCVRPPGGYSPQDDLCQPWLGATDSSVGRPKDQGSSRQSSVVYSSLGGAVPTEPNEFPRTLAENTSGLDVVPSEQLQLNTVRDANGQLKLASVAFQVERKPLQSDRLESGGNVSVLALVNRLDSFDSSDSGCVDGTPVLMDCDQIPSAPLGIYITNSMPAGDANPASPYKQNWLALDTTPNNDQDFMRSNRDWTFTSSTETEDGEFNHNAESPGIFLEDWVLQIQD from the exons ATGTGCTCAACTGGATCGCGGCGGAACCTTCATCCACCGACCAAAAGGTCCTCTACAGCGTCCAGTACAAGAGGTACAGAACCAGGG GTACGATTCGGAACATCGTTTCCGGATCAAGAACGAGTGTCAGAACATCACGGCTCTTCACTGCGACCTGACGACAGAAACCCCGTCGCTCCCCGACGTTTATTACGTGGCGCAGGTATTCGCCAACGGTCGGTTCCACGGACGCACCACCAGGCTCAACCCCGTCGCACACA TGCCACGCTTCCGTTGGGGCCAAATGATGTTTCCGTGGCGGACATCATCAGGAAGAGCAAAACGGGTCCCGTCAATACGTCCATTGAATATACCTTTAAGATCACCTCTCCAAAGTCGGCTGTACAG TATTACCGCAGCTTGTCAGCTCAGTTTGAGTTCCACTTGAAATTCAGCGAACGTGAATACTGCGGCTATGTGGTCTACAAGCCTTTGTGCGAGTGGGGTCGCAATGAGAGTGAGAAGGCCGACTTCTGCGCAAACCTACCAA GTGACCTCGCCAAGATTCTACCATGGCCGCTTACGGCCGCCACCCTTCTGGTTATCATTGCCATAGTGCTGCTTGGAGCTGTGCGTATCTACGTGAAGGGCGGGATGTACAAGAAGCCACCTCGGTCACTG GAATTACGTACTGCCAGAGAAGTGCCAAATGTCCACCAACACCCAGAGAGGAATCTGCTGATTTGCAGAGCGATGGTCTCTGCTCAAACTGAACCAATCTATGTCTACAAGTATGCTTCTGCCAGGCTCAATCCAAGCGGGGTTTGCGTAAGACCTCCTGGAGGCTATTCCCCGCAGGACGACCTTTGTCAACCCTGGCTGGGTGCGACTGACTCATCGGTGGGCAGACCAAAAGACCAGGGCTCCAGTAGGCAGTCCTCTGTCGTTTACAGCTCCCTGGGGGGGGCGGTTCCGACAGAACCAAACGAGTTTCCGAGGACCCTTGCGGAAAACACATCCGGCCTGGACGTGGTTCCGTCCGAACAGCTGCAGTTGAACACGGTCCGAGATGCCAACGGACAACTGAAGTTGGCATCTGTGGCTTTCCAGGTAGAGAGAAAGCCTCTGCAATCCGACCGCTTGGAATCTGGGGGGAACGTTTCAGTTTTGGCTCTTGTCAATCGCTTGGATAGCTTCGACTCATCAGACTCTGGGTGTGTCGACGGGACGCCGGTACTGATGGACTGCGACCAAATTCCGTCGGCGCCGCTTGGAATTTACATAACCAATAGTATGCCAGCCGGTGATGCCAACCCGGCATCGCCGTACAAACAAAACTGGTTGGCTCTTGATACCACACCCAACAATGATCAGGACTTCATGAGAAGTAACCGTGACTGGACTTTCACGAGTTCGACAGAAACGGAGGATGGGGAGTTCAATCACAATGCAGAATCGCCAGGAATATTTCTTGAAGATTGGGTACTACAAATACAAGATTAA
- the ifnlr1 gene encoding interferon lambda receptor 1 isoform X1: MCSVKVVILLFCYACLSTGDTHVFFESKNFYNVLNWIAAEPSSTDQKVLYSVQYKRYDSEHRFRIKNECQNITALHCDLTTETPSLPDVYYVAQVFANGRFHGRTTRLNPVAHTTLGKAILFTDVTPVSLFVSATLPLGPNDVSVADIIRKSKTGPVNTSIEYTFKITSPKSAVQYYRSLSAQFEFHLKFSEREYCGYVVYKPLCEWGRNESEKADFCANLPSDLAKILPWPLTAATLLVIIAIVLLGAVRIYVKGGMYKKPPRSLELRTAREVPNVHQHPERNLLICRAMVSAQTEPIYVYKYASARLNPSGVCVRPPGGYSPQDDLCQPWLGATDSSVGRPKDQGSSRQSSVVYSSLGGAVPTEPNEFPRTLAENTSGLDVVPSEQLQLNTVRDANGQLKLASVAFQVERKPLQSDRLESGGNVSVLALVNRLDSFDSSDSGCVDGTPVLMDCDQIPSAPLGIYITNSMPAGDANPASPYKQNWLALDTTPNNDQDFMRSNRDWTFTSSTETEDGEFNHNAESPGIFLEDWVLQIQD; this comes from the exons ATGTGTTCTGTCAAAGTCGTTATTCTCCTCTTCTGCTACG CTTGTCTTTCCACCGGAGACACGCACGTGTTCTTTGAGTCCAAGAATTTTTACAATGTGCTCAACTGGATCGCGGCGGAACCTTCATCCACCGACCAAAAGGTCCTCTACAGCGTCCAGTACAAGAG GTACGATTCGGAACATCGTTTCCGGATCAAGAACGAGTGTCAGAACATCACGGCTCTTCACTGCGACCTGACGACAGAAACCCCGTCGCTCCCCGACGTTTATTACGTGGCGCAGGTATTCGCCAACGGTCGGTTCCACGGACGCACCACCAGGCTCAACCCCGTCGCACACA CTACTCTGGGCAAAGCCATCTTGTTTACAGACGTGACACCGGTGTCCTTGTTTGTTAGTGCCACGCTTCCGTTGGGGCCAAATGATGTTTCCGTGGCGGACATCATCAGGAAGAGCAAAACGGGTCCCGTCAATACGTCCATTGAATATACCTTTAAGATCACCTCTCCAAAGTCGGCTGTACAG TATTACCGCAGCTTGTCAGCTCAGTTTGAGTTCCACTTGAAATTCAGCGAACGTGAATACTGCGGCTATGTGGTCTACAAGCCTTTGTGCGAGTGGGGTCGCAATGAGAGTGAGAAGGCCGACTTCTGCGCAAACCTACCAA GTGACCTCGCCAAGATTCTACCATGGCCGCTTACGGCCGCCACCCTTCTGGTTATCATTGCCATAGTGCTGCTTGGAGCTGTGCGTATCTACGTGAAGGGCGGGATGTACAAGAAGCCACCTCGGTCACTG GAATTACGTACTGCCAGAGAAGTGCCAAATGTCCACCAACACCCAGAGAGGAATCTGCTGATTTGCAGAGCGATGGTCTCTGCTCAAACTGAACCAATCTATGTCTACAAGTATGCTTCTGCCAGGCTCAATCCAAGCGGGGTTTGCGTAAGACCTCCTGGAGGCTATTCCCCGCAGGACGACCTTTGTCAACCCTGGCTGGGTGCGACTGACTCATCGGTGGGCAGACCAAAAGACCAGGGCTCCAGTAGGCAGTCCTCTGTCGTTTACAGCTCCCTGGGGGGGGCGGTTCCGACAGAACCAAACGAGTTTCCGAGGACCCTTGCGGAAAACACATCCGGCCTGGACGTGGTTCCGTCCGAACAGCTGCAGTTGAACACGGTCCGAGATGCCAACGGACAACTGAAGTTGGCATCTGTGGCTTTCCAGGTAGAGAGAAAGCCTCTGCAATCCGACCGCTTGGAATCTGGGGGGAACGTTTCAGTTTTGGCTCTTGTCAATCGCTTGGATAGCTTCGACTCATCAGACTCTGGGTGTGTCGACGGGACGCCGGTACTGATGGACTGCGACCAAATTCCGTCGGCGCCGCTTGGAATTTACATAACCAATAGTATGCCAGCCGGTGATGCCAACCCGGCATCGCCGTACAAACAAAACTGGTTGGCTCTTGATACCACACCCAACAATGATCAGGACTTCATGAGAAGTAACCGTGACTGGACTTTCACGAGTTCGACAGAAACGGAGGATGGGGAGTTCAATCACAATGCAGAATCGCCAGGAATATTTCTTGAAGATTGGGTACTACAAATACAAGATTAA